One Lasioglossum baleicum chromosome 6, iyLasBale1, whole genome shotgun sequence genomic window carries:
- the Nc73ef gene encoding oxoglutarate dehydrogenase Nc73EF isoform X9: MDRIFKLPSTTFIGGKDKSLPLREILSRLENAYCGHIGVEFMFINSLEQCNWIRQKMETPGIMTMTHDERRLILARLTRATGFEAFLARKWSSEKRFGLEGCEILIPAMKQVIDKSTELGVESIVMGMPHRGRLNVLANVCRKPLSQIFTQFAALEAADDGSGDVKYHLGTYIERLNRVTNKNIRLAVVANPSHLEAVDPIVQGKTRAEQFYRGDGEGKKVMSILLHGDAAFCGQGIVFETMHLSDLPDYTTHGTIHIVVNNQIGFTTDPRHSRSSPYCTDVARVVNAPIFHVNSDDPEAVMHVCKVAAEWRATFHKDVVIDIVSYRRNGHNEIDEPMFTQPLMYRKIKSTPPALDKYAQSLISDGVVTEEEVKDVKDKYEKICEEAYTNARQETHIKYKDWLDSPWSGFFEGKDPLKASPTGIKEDTLVHIGKKFSSPPPNAAEFVIHRGIERILKSRMEMIEARTVDWALGEAMAFGSLLKEGIHVRLSGQDVERGTFSHRHHVLHHQSVDKATYRPLCYLYPDQAPYTVCNSSLSEFGVLGFELGYSMTNPNALVCWEAQFGDFNNTAQCIIDQFISSGQAKWVRQSGLVMLQPHGLEGMGPEHSSARLERFLQMSADDPDYFPPESEEFAVRQLHDINWIVANCSTPANYFHILRRQIALPFRKPLIMMTPKSLLRHPEAKSSFDLMTENTEFLRVIPEEGPAAQNPNGVKRVIFCSGKVYYDLKKARTEKQLDDKVAIARVEQISPFPYDLVKKESAKYPNAGLIWAQEEHKNQGGWTYVQPRFHTALNGTRSVTGGSASGKSDGSGGWFSGWFSSAKPTTTSTPEPQSIESVKPVQRTVRYVGRPTGASPATGSKMQHLKELKQLLDDSFDI, from the exons ATGGATCGCATTTTCAAGCTGCCGTCCACGACCTTTATCGGCGGCAAAGATAAATCGTTGCCACTCCGCGAGATCCTGAGCAGATTGGAAAACGCATACTGCGGCCACATCGGCGTGGAATTCATGTTCATCAACTCCTTGGAACAGTGCAACTGGATCCGTCAGAAAATGGAGACACCTGGCATCATGACGATGACTCACGACGAGAGGAGACTCATCTTGGCCAGATTAACTCGTGCCACTGG ATTCGAGGCTTTCCTCGCTCGCAAATGGTCATCAGAGAAACGGTTTGGACTTGAAGGCTGTGAAATCCTGATCCCAGCAATGAAGCAGGTGATCGACAAGTCCACTGAATTGGGTGTCGAGTCCATAGTGATGGGCATGCCTCATCGCGGTCGCTTGAACGTCCTCGCCAACGTTTGCCGCAAACCACTGAGCCAGATATTCACGCAATTTGCGGCTCTGGAAGCAGCTGATGAT GGTTCCGGTGATGTGAAATATCACTTGGGAACGTACATCGAGCGTTTGAACCGCGTGACGAACAAGAACATCCGTCTGGCCGTGGTTGCTAATCCTTCTCATTTGGAGGCTGTCGATCCGATCGTGCAGGGAAAGACTCGCGCTGAACAGTTCTACCGAGGTGATGGCGAAGGCAAGAAG GTGATGTCCATCCTGCTGCACGGTGACGCTGCGTTCTGTGGACAAGGAATCGTCTTCGAGACAATGCACTTGTCCGATTTGCCTGACTATACTACTCACGGTACGATCCACATAGTTGTCAACAACCAAATTGGATTCACCACCGATCCCAGGCACTCGCGGTCCTCACCGTACTGCACTG ACGTCGCAAGAGTAGTGAACGCTCCGATCTTCCACGTGAATTCCGACGATCCGGAAGCAGTGATGCATGTCTGCAAGGTCGCCGCCGAGTGGAGAGCAACCTTCCACAAAGACGTCGTAATAGACATCGTATCCTACAGGCGAAATGGCCACAATGAAATCGACGAACCGATGTTCACGCAACCACTGATGTACCGCAAGATCAAGAGTACCCCACCAGCTTTGGATAAGTACGCTCAATCGCTGATCAGCGACGGCGTTGTTACCGAGGAGGAAGTCAAG GACGTTAAAGATAAGTACGAGAAGATCTGCGAAGAAGCGTACACAAATGCTAGACAGGAGACCCATATCAAGTACAAGGACTGGTTGGATTCCCCGTGGTCTGGCTTCTTCGAGGGCAAGGACCCGTTGAAAGCATCTCCCACCGGCATCAAGGAGGACACTCTGGTCCACATTGGCAAGAAATTCTCTTCCCCGCCTCCGAACGCTGCTGAATTTGTTATCCACAGAG GTATCGAACGTATTCTGAAATCACGTATGGAAATGATCGAGGCAAGAACCGTTGACTGGGCTCTCGGAGAGGCTATGGCCTTCGGTTCCCTCTTGAAGGAAGGTATCCACGTTAGACTGTCAGGACAAGATGTGGAGAGAGGAACTTTCTCGCACAGACATCATGTGCTTCACCATCAATCGGTGGATAAGGCTACTTACAGGCCGCTGTGCTACCTCTACCCCGACCAGGCTCCATATACTGTTTGCAACAGCTCGTTATCTGAATTCGGTGTACTTG GATTTGAATTAGGATACTCCATGACGAACCCTAACGCGTTGGTGTGCTGGGAGGCTCAGTTCGGCGACTTCAACAACACGGCACAGTGCATAATCGATCAGTTCATTAGCAGTGGTCAAGCGAAATGGGTCCGTCAATCTGGTCTTGTTATGCTGCAGCCTCATGGGCTTGAAGGAATG GGTCCAGAACATTCGAGTGCTCGGTTGGAACGATTCCTCCAAATGTCCGCGGACGACCCAGATTATTTCCCACCGGAAAGTGAAGAGTTTGCTGTGCGCCAGTTGCACGACATCAACTGGATCGTCGCTAATTGCAGCACACCGGCGAACTACTTCCACATTCTGAGAAGGCAGATCGCATTGCCATTCAGGAAACCGTTGATCATGATGACGCCGAAGTCGTTGCTTCGCCACCCAGAAGCGAAGTCCAGCTTCGATCTGATGACCGAAAACACGGAATTCCTCAGAGTAATACCGGAAGAAGGACCAGCTGCTCAAAATCCCAATGGCGTTAAGAGAGTGATATTCTGCTCCGGCAAAGTCTACTACGACCTGAAAAAGGCGCGCACGGAGAAGCAACTCGACGACAAAGTCGCTATCGCAAGAGTCGAACAG ATCTCGCCCTTCCCGTACGACTTAGTGAAGAAGGAGTCTGCCAAGTATCCCAATGCAGGGTTGATCTGGGCCCAGGAAGAACACAAAAACCAAGGTGGATGGACGTACGTCCAGCCCAGATTCCACACAGCTCTGAACGGAACCCGTTCTGTAAC CGGCGGAAGTGCGTCGGGCAAGAGTGACGGTAGCGGAGGGTGGTTTAGTGGTTGGTTTTCGTCGGCTAAACCAACGACGACAAGCACACCCGAGCCGCAGTCGATAGAATCTGTAAAACCGGTACAGAGAACTGTGAG ATACGTCGGTCGCCCAACGGGAGCTTCGCCAGCGACGGGAAGCAAAATGCAGCACCTGAAGGAGCTGAAACAGCTACTGGACGACTCTTTCGATATCTAA
- the Nc73ef gene encoding oxoglutarate dehydrogenase Nc73EF isoform X8, which yields MQPARGLQNRFYGNICLIRGHHIAKLDPLGINSADLDDRHPQELLYNYYSFEESDMDRIFKLPSTTFIGGKDKSLPLREILSRLENAYCGHIGVEFMFINSLEQCNWIRQKMETPGIMTMTHDERRLILARLTRATGFEAFLARKWSSEKRFGLEGCEILIPAMKQVIDKSTELGVESIVMGMPHRGRLNVLANVCRKPLSQIFTQFAALEAADDGSGDVKYHLGTYIERLNRVTNKNIRLAVVANPSHLEAVDPIVQGKTRAEQFYRGDGEGKKVMSILLHGDAAFCGQGIVFETMHLSDLPDYTTHGTIHIVVNNQIGFTTDPRHSRSSPYCTDVARVVNAPIFHVNSDDPEAVMHVCKVAAEWRATFHKDVVIDIVSYRRNGHNEIDEPMFTQPLMYRKIKSTPPALDKYAQSLISDGVVTEEEVKDVKDKYEKICEEAYTNARQETHIKYKDWLDSPWSGFFEGKDPLKASPTGIKEDTLVHIGKKFSSPPPNAAEFVIHRGIERILKSRMEMIEARTVDWALGEAMAFGSLLKEGIHVRLSGQDVERGTFSHRHHVLHHQSVDKATYRPLCYLYPDQAPYTVCNSSLSEFGVLGFELGYSMTNPNALVCWEAQFGDFNNTAQCIIDQFISSGQAKWVRQSGLVMLQPHGLEGMGPEHSSARLERFLQMSADDPDYFPPESEEFAVRQLHDINWIVANCSTPANYFHILRRQIALPFRKPLIMMTPKSLLRHPEAKSSFDLMTENTEFLRVIPEEGPAAQNPNGVKRVIFCSGKVYYDLKKARTEKQLDDKVAIARVEQISPFPYDLVKKESAKYPNAGLIWAQEEHKNQGGWTYVQPRFHTALNGTRSVTGGSASGKSDGSGGWFSGWFSSAKPTTTSTPEPQSIESVKPVQRTVRYVGRPTGASPATGSKMQHLKELKQLLDDSFDI from the exons ATGCAGCCCGCAAGGGGTCTCCAGAACAGGTTCTACGGCAATATATGCTTG ATCCGTGGCCATCATATCGCTAAATTGGATCCACTCGGCATCAACAGCGCTGATCTTGATGATAGACACCCACAAGAGTTGCTctataattattattcattcg AGGAGTCGGACATGGATCGCATTTTCAAGCTGCCGTCCACGACCTTTATCGGCGGCAAAGATAAATCGTTGCCACTCCGCGAGATCCTGAGCAGATTGGAAAACGCATACTGCGGCCACATCGGCGTGGAATTCATGTTCATCAACTCCTTGGAACAGTGCAACTGGATCCGTCAGAAAATGGAGACACCTGGCATCATGACGATGACTCACGACGAGAGGAGACTCATCTTGGCCAGATTAACTCGTGCCACTGG ATTCGAGGCTTTCCTCGCTCGCAAATGGTCATCAGAGAAACGGTTTGGACTTGAAGGCTGTGAAATCCTGATCCCAGCAATGAAGCAGGTGATCGACAAGTCCACTGAATTGGGTGTCGAGTCCATAGTGATGGGCATGCCTCATCGCGGTCGCTTGAACGTCCTCGCCAACGTTTGCCGCAAACCACTGAGCCAGATATTCACGCAATTTGCGGCTCTGGAAGCAGCTGATGAT GGTTCCGGTGATGTGAAATATCACTTGGGAACGTACATCGAGCGTTTGAACCGCGTGACGAACAAGAACATCCGTCTGGCCGTGGTTGCTAATCCTTCTCATTTGGAGGCTGTCGATCCGATCGTGCAGGGAAAGACTCGCGCTGAACAGTTCTACCGAGGTGATGGCGAAGGCAAGAAG GTGATGTCCATCCTGCTGCACGGTGACGCTGCGTTCTGTGGACAAGGAATCGTCTTCGAGACAATGCACTTGTCCGATTTGCCTGACTATACTACTCACGGTACGATCCACATAGTTGTCAACAACCAAATTGGATTCACCACCGATCCCAGGCACTCGCGGTCCTCACCGTACTGCACTG ACGTCGCAAGAGTAGTGAACGCTCCGATCTTCCACGTGAATTCCGACGATCCGGAAGCAGTGATGCATGTCTGCAAGGTCGCCGCCGAGTGGAGAGCAACCTTCCACAAAGACGTCGTAATAGACATCGTATCCTACAGGCGAAATGGCCACAATGAAATCGACGAACCGATGTTCACGCAACCACTGATGTACCGCAAGATCAAGAGTACCCCACCAGCTTTGGATAAGTACGCTCAATCGCTGATCAGCGACGGCGTTGTTACCGAGGAGGAAGTCAAG GACGTTAAAGATAAGTACGAGAAGATCTGCGAAGAAGCGTACACAAATGCTAGACAGGAGACCCATATCAAGTACAAGGACTGGTTGGATTCCCCGTGGTCTGGCTTCTTCGAGGGCAAGGACCCGTTGAAAGCATCTCCCACCGGCATCAAGGAGGACACTCTGGTCCACATTGGCAAGAAATTCTCTTCCCCGCCTCCGAACGCTGCTGAATTTGTTATCCACAGAG GTATCGAACGTATTCTGAAATCACGTATGGAAATGATCGAGGCAAGAACCGTTGACTGGGCTCTCGGAGAGGCTATGGCCTTCGGTTCCCTCTTGAAGGAAGGTATCCACGTTAGACTGTCAGGACAAGATGTGGAGAGAGGAACTTTCTCGCACAGACATCATGTGCTTCACCATCAATCGGTGGATAAGGCTACTTACAGGCCGCTGTGCTACCTCTACCCCGACCAGGCTCCATATACTGTTTGCAACAGCTCGTTATCTGAATTCGGTGTACTTG GATTTGAATTAGGATACTCCATGACGAACCCTAACGCGTTGGTGTGCTGGGAGGCTCAGTTCGGCGACTTCAACAACACGGCACAGTGCATAATCGATCAGTTCATTAGCAGTGGTCAAGCGAAATGGGTCCGTCAATCTGGTCTTGTTATGCTGCAGCCTCATGGGCTTGAAGGAATG GGTCCAGAACATTCGAGTGCTCGGTTGGAACGATTCCTCCAAATGTCCGCGGACGACCCAGATTATTTCCCACCGGAAAGTGAAGAGTTTGCTGTGCGCCAGTTGCACGACATCAACTGGATCGTCGCTAATTGCAGCACACCGGCGAACTACTTCCACATTCTGAGAAGGCAGATCGCATTGCCATTCAGGAAACCGTTGATCATGATGACGCCGAAGTCGTTGCTTCGCCACCCAGAAGCGAAGTCCAGCTTCGATCTGATGACCGAAAACACGGAATTCCTCAGAGTAATACCGGAAGAAGGACCAGCTGCTCAAAATCCCAATGGCGTTAAGAGAGTGATATTCTGCTCCGGCAAAGTCTACTACGACCTGAAAAAGGCGCGCACGGAGAAGCAACTCGACGACAAAGTCGCTATCGCAAGAGTCGAACAG ATCTCGCCCTTCCCGTACGACTTAGTGAAGAAGGAGTCTGCCAAGTATCCCAATGCAGGGTTGATCTGGGCCCAGGAAGAACACAAAAACCAAGGTGGATGGACGTACGTCCAGCCCAGATTCCACACAGCTCTGAACGGAACCCGTTCTGTAAC CGGCGGAAGTGCGTCGGGCAAGAGTGACGGTAGCGGAGGGTGGTTTAGTGGTTGGTTTTCGTCGGCTAAACCAACGACGACAAGCACACCCGAGCCGCAGTCGATAGAATCTGTAAAACCGGTACAGAGAACTGTGAG ATACGTCGGTCGCCCAACGGGAGCTTCGCCAGCGACGGGAAGCAAAATGCAGCACCTGAAGGAGCTGAAACAGCTACTGGACGACTCTTTCGATATCTAA
- the Nc73ef gene encoding oxoglutarate dehydrogenase Nc73EF isoform X7 — protein MQPARGLQNRFYGNICLIRGHHIAKLDPLGINSADLDDRHPQELLYNYYSFGKRARTTYSQELQYRVAALTKKESDMDRIFKLPSTTFIGGKDKSLPLREILSRLENAYCGHIGVEFMFINSLEQCNWIRQKMETPGIMTMTHDERRLILARLTRATGFEAFLARKWSSEKRFGLEGCEILIPAMKQVIDKSTELGVESIVMGMPHRGRLNVLANVCRKPLSQIFTQFAALEAADDGSGDVKYHLGTYIERLNRVTNKNIRLAVVANPSHLEAVDPIVQGKTRAEQFYRGDGEGKKVMSILLHGDAAFCGQGIVFETMHLSDLPDYTTHGTIHIVVNNQIGFTTDPRHSRSSPYCTDVARVVNAPIFHVNSDDPEAVMHVCKVAAEWRATFHKDVVIDIVSYRRNGHNEIDEPMFTQPLMYRKIKSTPPALDKYAQSLISDGVVTEEEVKDVKDKYEKICEEAYTNARQETHIKYKDWLDSPWSGFFEGKDPLKASPTGIKEDTLVHIGKKFSSPPPNAAEFVIHRGIERILKSRMEMIEARTVDWALGEAMAFGSLLKEGIHVRLSGQDVERGTFSHRHHVLHHQSVDKATYRPLCYLYPDQAPYTVCNSSLSEFGVLGFELGYSMTNPNALVCWEAQFGDFNNTAQCIIDQFISSGQAKWVRQSGLVMLQPHGLEGMGPEHSSARLERFLQMSADDPDYFPPESEEFAVRQLHDINWIVANCSTPANYFHILRRQIALPFRKPLIMMTPKSLLRHPEAKSSFDLMTENTEFLRVIPEEGPAAQNPNGVKRVIFCSGKVYYDLKKARTEKQLDDKVAIARVEQISPFPYDLVKKESAKYPNAGLIWAQEEHKNQGGWTYVQPRFHTALNGTRSVTGGSASGKSDGSGGWFSGWFSSAKPTTTSTPEPQSIESVKPVQRTVRYVGRPTGASPATGSKMQHLKELKQLLDDSFDI, from the exons ATGCAGCCCGCAAGGGGTCTCCAGAACAGGTTCTACGGCAATATATGCTTG ATCCGTGGCCATCATATCGCTAAATTGGATCCACTCGGCATCAACAGCGCTGATCTTGATGATAGACACCCACAAGAGTTGCTctataattattattcattcg GGAAGAGAGCTCGTACTACTTACTCTCAGGAACTACAATACCGAGTAGCTGCACTTACGAAAA AGGAGTCGGACATGGATCGCATTTTCAAGCTGCCGTCCACGACCTTTATCGGCGGCAAAGATAAATCGTTGCCACTCCGCGAGATCCTGAGCAGATTGGAAAACGCATACTGCGGCCACATCGGCGTGGAATTCATGTTCATCAACTCCTTGGAACAGTGCAACTGGATCCGTCAGAAAATGGAGACACCTGGCATCATGACGATGACTCACGACGAGAGGAGACTCATCTTGGCCAGATTAACTCGTGCCACTGG ATTCGAGGCTTTCCTCGCTCGCAAATGGTCATCAGAGAAACGGTTTGGACTTGAAGGCTGTGAAATCCTGATCCCAGCAATGAAGCAGGTGATCGACAAGTCCACTGAATTGGGTGTCGAGTCCATAGTGATGGGCATGCCTCATCGCGGTCGCTTGAACGTCCTCGCCAACGTTTGCCGCAAACCACTGAGCCAGATATTCACGCAATTTGCGGCTCTGGAAGCAGCTGATGAT GGTTCCGGTGATGTGAAATATCACTTGGGAACGTACATCGAGCGTTTGAACCGCGTGACGAACAAGAACATCCGTCTGGCCGTGGTTGCTAATCCTTCTCATTTGGAGGCTGTCGATCCGATCGTGCAGGGAAAGACTCGCGCTGAACAGTTCTACCGAGGTGATGGCGAAGGCAAGAAG GTGATGTCCATCCTGCTGCACGGTGACGCTGCGTTCTGTGGACAAGGAATCGTCTTCGAGACAATGCACTTGTCCGATTTGCCTGACTATACTACTCACGGTACGATCCACATAGTTGTCAACAACCAAATTGGATTCACCACCGATCCCAGGCACTCGCGGTCCTCACCGTACTGCACTG ACGTCGCAAGAGTAGTGAACGCTCCGATCTTCCACGTGAATTCCGACGATCCGGAAGCAGTGATGCATGTCTGCAAGGTCGCCGCCGAGTGGAGAGCAACCTTCCACAAAGACGTCGTAATAGACATCGTATCCTACAGGCGAAATGGCCACAATGAAATCGACGAACCGATGTTCACGCAACCACTGATGTACCGCAAGATCAAGAGTACCCCACCAGCTTTGGATAAGTACGCTCAATCGCTGATCAGCGACGGCGTTGTTACCGAGGAGGAAGTCAAG GACGTTAAAGATAAGTACGAGAAGATCTGCGAAGAAGCGTACACAAATGCTAGACAGGAGACCCATATCAAGTACAAGGACTGGTTGGATTCCCCGTGGTCTGGCTTCTTCGAGGGCAAGGACCCGTTGAAAGCATCTCCCACCGGCATCAAGGAGGACACTCTGGTCCACATTGGCAAGAAATTCTCTTCCCCGCCTCCGAACGCTGCTGAATTTGTTATCCACAGAG GTATCGAACGTATTCTGAAATCACGTATGGAAATGATCGAGGCAAGAACCGTTGACTGGGCTCTCGGAGAGGCTATGGCCTTCGGTTCCCTCTTGAAGGAAGGTATCCACGTTAGACTGTCAGGACAAGATGTGGAGAGAGGAACTTTCTCGCACAGACATCATGTGCTTCACCATCAATCGGTGGATAAGGCTACTTACAGGCCGCTGTGCTACCTCTACCCCGACCAGGCTCCATATACTGTTTGCAACAGCTCGTTATCTGAATTCGGTGTACTTG GATTTGAATTAGGATACTCCATGACGAACCCTAACGCGTTGGTGTGCTGGGAGGCTCAGTTCGGCGACTTCAACAACACGGCACAGTGCATAATCGATCAGTTCATTAGCAGTGGTCAAGCGAAATGGGTCCGTCAATCTGGTCTTGTTATGCTGCAGCCTCATGGGCTTGAAGGAATG GGTCCAGAACATTCGAGTGCTCGGTTGGAACGATTCCTCCAAATGTCCGCGGACGACCCAGATTATTTCCCACCGGAAAGTGAAGAGTTTGCTGTGCGCCAGTTGCACGACATCAACTGGATCGTCGCTAATTGCAGCACACCGGCGAACTACTTCCACATTCTGAGAAGGCAGATCGCATTGCCATTCAGGAAACCGTTGATCATGATGACGCCGAAGTCGTTGCTTCGCCACCCAGAAGCGAAGTCCAGCTTCGATCTGATGACCGAAAACACGGAATTCCTCAGAGTAATACCGGAAGAAGGACCAGCTGCTCAAAATCCCAATGGCGTTAAGAGAGTGATATTCTGCTCCGGCAAAGTCTACTACGACCTGAAAAAGGCGCGCACGGAGAAGCAACTCGACGACAAAGTCGCTATCGCAAGAGTCGAACAG ATCTCGCCCTTCCCGTACGACTTAGTGAAGAAGGAGTCTGCCAAGTATCCCAATGCAGGGTTGATCTGGGCCCAGGAAGAACACAAAAACCAAGGTGGATGGACGTACGTCCAGCCCAGATTCCACACAGCTCTGAACGGAACCCGTTCTGTAAC CGGCGGAAGTGCGTCGGGCAAGAGTGACGGTAGCGGAGGGTGGTTTAGTGGTTGGTTTTCGTCGGCTAAACCAACGACGACAAGCACACCCGAGCCGCAGTCGATAGAATCTGTAAAACCGGTACAGAGAACTGTGAG ATACGTCGGTCGCCCAACGGGAGCTTCGCCAGCGACGGGAAGCAAAATGCAGCACCTGAAGGAGCTGAAACAGCTACTGGACGACTCTTTCGATATCTAA